The following nucleotide sequence is from Pseudoliparis swirei isolate HS2019 ecotype Mariana Trench chromosome 7, NWPU_hadal_v1, whole genome shotgun sequence.
TTGTATCAAATGATCGTCACTTTTCCAAAGCTTCATGGTTTTATGCTAACTAACATATCATCCGGCCAACACGTCACTAGGTGTACACATAAGCTAACAGCTGACAGCTAGCCTTCTCGCCCACAGAAATCAGAAAAGGCTAGCTAACAGCTAGCTAGCTGTAACGCGTTATAAGGACGCTCAGCTCGCGTTGGAAACGAAATATCGTGTTAATAACCCGGAAATATCGGTAGTTTCCGTCTCATGTAACTGTCCGGTTGTCATCTAGTTGATTAATAAAGTTACCTGTGGGTTTACTGTGAGATTTCAGAGCGGGTGATTTAGGAAAATCTGAATCACTTCCTTAGCAACGTTTGACAACAGATTTTGTTACCAAGAGAGTCGCTCGTGAGAGCagagcagcgctcacagcgcCCACCTGTGGTGGGCGGTGGAAGTGCACCCAACTCAAACGATCGCAGTCTGTTGGACGGTCGTCATCTCCCTGTATCCTAAACGGTTAAGTTTCAGCATATTGCATATCATATAGTGCATTAAAGTATCCATAACATGTCAATGACTGTTGTATTGCAGCGTGATATTATCCCTTTATTGCGCATGTAAATCATTCACTATGTAATTACTGTGTTTATTATTTGTCTTATGCTAATTGTCTTGACAGGTCGGCTTACTTATAGATCAACGTTTCATCATTCATCAAGTTAATCAACCATATGTTACAAACTAACATACATTaaagccaaaaaataaataaagattaaaaACTAAAACCGCTGAGCGATGTGGATTCCTACAATAAGCACAACTGAAACTgtaagaagcatttgaacacccACTGTATGAAAGACTAATAAAGACACATAGAATCATGTTACAACAGCCTTATTAGATCTAAAGTTATATTTGGTGTTCATTATCACAAAATAACCTCACATATTCCTGATATTTGTTTTCCTATTAAATTACTTATCTTGGTATATTAGGGGGGTATCGGTGCTTTTACAATGGACACATTTCTGCATTAATTAGAATATTTCATTGGGATATGACAATAACCTAAAATTCACCCTTTAAAAAATCGCCATCCTTTCacctaaattattattttaaacaatatattttacaGATCATCAATTTAAGTATTTAAAAATGCATATTGGTGATATATCCTATCATTTTGCATCTTAGTTTCAGAAAAGTATTTACCAATATATGCAATATATGCCAGTATTTGCCAATATGTGCCAGTGTTTAACAACttcagatgtttttatttttaaaaatactttattatttaattatatttcctTTACATGATCTAACGCAATCATTTGCTATAATTcacatatttaatatgttttcatatatattaaaatgtcactCGTTATACGTCTCGCTCACATttctttatgtttattatgtgaTACTCTTTGTAACTTTCAGAAAGTTATTATTAGTATGCATTTACATGTTGGTCACTCCCTGAGTGAACATACAGAAACATGCACCACTACGAGCTAAATTCAGTGACTTTGCACATGATACACGATGTaatgggagaaaaaaattatGTTCTAGCTGACAAATTGTTAACCCTTTCACCCTCTCACCCTTTCTGTGTCTGCTGAAAGGATTTCTGAGCCCGCCAGCCGCTGGAAATGTGGACAACCCCTCCAATATTCTGTGCATTTCTATGTCATGTTGCTGGCTCAGGTGGTTTGGACAAAAGGGCCAGTCTGCGAGTCAGGTATAAAAGCAAAGGGTTAAACCAGGTGTGGTTACAGTTCGGTGCAAGAGCAGCAGCAagaccaccagcagcagcccaCTGACCATCAAAATGACTTCCTCCGGAATGAACACTATGAGCAGGGTAAGCCGCGTCTGTTGGGTTTCATGTTCAGAACTGAAATATGAGAGTTTCTTTCAGCTCTACCAATCTTTAGAGGGTCTTTAAGTGCATTGATTTGGAACGTCATGTGTGGTTGCAGCAGGCAGTTTTAATGGAAACAACTTTAAACATGCCACCTGCTATGAACTAAAGGGCAGAGAAAAAATGAGCTAAAGTCCGATGGTAAACACAGCAGCAATAAGAGGACATATTAAACTTACATTCATCAAGTGGAcggaaacacttttttttttaaaggctaatTTTGCTCCATATGTGTAAATAGAAACTTGCTTTtggcttttaaaggttcaaatcTGCACTTTAAAGTAATCCTAGTAAAACCCAAGCTATCCTCAACACCACTACATTCAAAGAAAAGcttaattttttgttgttgtgtattttattcagtcaatcattgcaatacaatacaatattattctatataatatgcTAACCAGAAAgattgaaaaggtataggtagaagcaaaaaatgcttatatattcctatcctaaattattataatcaaataaatcagaaatgtaatataaaatcAAGAaagataataaagaaaaaaaaattgttttatatatatatatatatatatataaccacatacatctttcatatatatatgtttcaatcacacaacattttttttataaataatcctttttaaaaaccaaaaatgagttgaccattcttatatccattttaacattgttcataattagactcctacaatagaaatacgtcttcttttaatccctttttttagctttttgtacagtaaacttacagAAACTTATTGATTCACATTGAAAGTGTTTCCCCCATATGCcctaaaaagaagaataaagaaaTGTGGCGCTTGACCACATGACACCTGTAACTCTCATGTCCCTAACCAAACactttcctcctccctcaggtcaCCTTCTACGAGGAGAGGAACTTCCAGGGCCGCTCCTACGAGTGCATGAGCGACTGCCCCGACATGTCCTCCTACCTGAGCCGGTgccagtcctgcagggtggagcACGGCTGCTTCGTGGTGTACGACCGCAACAACTACATGGGCAACCAGTTCTTCATGAGGAGGGGCGAGTACTCCGACTACCAGAGCATGATGGGCATGAGCGACTCCATCCGGTCCTGCCGCATGATCCCCATGGTGAGATCTTGCACCTGGCTAGATTTACTGTAAATGTCACCTCTAGAGAAAATACACTTTATTTCAAATCCCCCTTCGTCTTCTCGCATCACAGCACAGGGGATCCTACAGGATGAGGATCTACGAGAGGGAGAACTTCGGAGGCCAGATGCACGAGATGATGGACGACTGCGACAACACCATGGACCGTTACCGCATGTCCAACTGCATGTCCTGCCACGTGACGGAGGGCCACTGGCTGATGTACGAGCAGCCCCAGTACCGAGGCAGGATGATGTACGTGAGGCCCAACGAGTACAGGAGCTTCATGAACATGGGCGGCAGCGGCATGAGGTTCATGAGCATGAAGCGCATCACCGACTCCTGCTACTAGACTCTCTGAGCACTGAATAAAACTGTCATGACCGAAACTGCGCCTGTGTTTTGGTCTTCTTttacaagttttttttattattctgagGACTCGCACTTAACACTCTTTAATCAGAGCTCGCCAGATTTATATTACTGGTTGTAATTTACAAAGAGAATGGGTCGTAAGATGAAAAGGTTTGTCATTTTCATGAAATAATTCCTCCGCCATATAACCTACACAGTAGAGCATATAGCCATTTCTGCTCATTAGATACCATTGTTTTGCCTAGCAACAGTCcagtttttacatttcatttaaaaatggatAGACTATTTAATTAGTGAGATCTACCTTTGGACATGAGCCGAGCTACCTGTTTATAGTctctgtgctaagctaagctaaccagctgtgTGCCACACGGAATCAATTTAGAAAATTGCTTCTTACAGTCTTTAGAGCTCTTAATGGTCCGGTCCGATTGGAAGGTTTTTGCCAGGCTGTCTCCAGGCGTTGCTCCAATGAACTCTCCTGTCGCCCCCAGCGCATCCACTGGACGCCCCCTGACCTTCTTGCCGGCCCTGTTCACCTGACATCCCGTCTACTCACACCTGTTCCATCTTTCCAAGCCTGCAGTTTATAAATGAATCCCTCAGACTTcggtgacctcttgaccttttgacctctccTCTGGTGTCAACCAGCAGGTTCAAATACAACCGACACCCCggggagacaaagggagacCAAAGTGAACACTCTACCTttatagaaaaaaaagagtttaactgcaaatatattttcttctttgtttatGCAATAATGAGTTAAAACTATAAAGTTACAGACTGATAAAAAGGCAGGTGTTCAACCCGCTATGTACTGTTGCATGTAGGTGGTATTTTTTTACTCATGTAGGCCTTGGCGTTACAACTATGCTCAATTGGTACGAAGGGGCACTACGTCAACACTAAACAAGGGTACAAAAGTCTTGATATGCAGCATACAAACAAGAATTGGATAACTGTATTAATAAGAAACTACGTGGACTGAAAACAACCAGCAGGATTACATGCGTGGTTATGGGTGACAAGCCTCAACAGCATTAAGACATATATTGCTCTCACATTTGGTGTAATTACAATCATTTGTATCCCCTGAATCTGAATGTTTTTACCTGGCCCTGTctcgttgcattgtgggtgatATGTTTACAAATGGAGGATGTTCACATGGTTCATaccacccacaatgcaactgttCATAGCTATTTGAACACCTGCAAAGTCCCTTTAATCAGTGAAATATCAATATGTACCCGATGCATTGCGACACAACTTTGCAGAGTTGCTCGACTATCAGATGATTTGATTGGTCCACGCGTTCATGTCCGGCTCAGGATGAATCGTAACCGTGGCGATCCCGTGACATCCTCATCTCGCACCACCAATCTGTTCCATGTAATTATTTTTGCCAAAATACCTGCACAGCTAATGAGATTCCTATATGAGCTGTCCTTTATGTCTCCAAGCGGAGATATACTTTAATTAAACTTTTCTTAAAAAGATAAATGCACACAAAGGATATTTTATAAACCGCGGCCTATATCTTCAGAttcgcttttttttttgttccacGCCTCAGAGGAGGATTAGAGAGGCACAtgcctccatctcttctttctcactctttcattctctctttcctctcttcttcctccagagAACGACCAATTCGGCGAGCGAGCGGGGAATCGATGCCCCAATACGAGACTTCTGCCTAATGAGGATCAGAAACATCTTAATAAAGACCCGTAATCCAGCACTTAATCCCTCATTACAGAATCATCTGCATTCACTAGTCCCGCCGCAGCGACGGCACATTTAGGCCCATTGTTCTACCTCTCCTCATCTTTCACCCGGGGCCGcgtctccctttgtctccccGTGGTGTCGGCCGGATTTGATCCTCCTCTCGTGAGACTTCCAGACGGGATGAGCAGCGAAGGCCTGGAAATAGTGCTTTTGTGTGCACTTCTATGCTATCTGCCGTCTGTAAATGGAAAATGAGACATATGCTTAATGAGGAGGGGATGGACTGGGACCTGggacagaaagagagcgagagagagagagagatagggagtgCATTGTGTGACCGCTGCTGCGAGAGGGCACACTTTCCAGGCAACGTCAGGGTCTTCTGAGACGTGACTCGAAAATAAAAGTGGGACAGACGGATTAAAGTTTAGTGCTGAGCTCTGGAAAGATTGTGAGGATGTGTTTTAGTTGAGcgcagcagaaacacacaagtTGTAAGTCCACccaagtttttaaaaatgtttatatatatatatatatatatatatatatatactttattgataatgtACTATATGGTATACAGTGATCAAAGAACaagtattttaatttgtttgtgtgtatgtttcgaTCAGGTTACAATTGTAAAAGAGGAGAACAGGAAAAATACATcacaaaataacaaattataataatgaacaataaaacacccacccacagaaccaccccaccccacccaccctcAGACCCACCCCACCCATGGCCTTTATTTTAAGGGGAAACTGGATtgaagcacccccccccccccccctccctcttcacTCCTCAATTAGTTCACTCTCCTTTCCCCAAGCGAATGTTAAAACATGTAAGACAGAAACcagtttttccttctttttttttaaataattgaatgACGCAACCCTGGATattatttacaacaacaacaaaatctaaAATGTTTGCATGCTGCATAGTGACTATAGCAACCCTCTTGTCATGTCTACTTCTCCAGTCTTTATGCATCATGTTTGCTTGTGATCCTTTAATGTCTTCAGCTTCTACCTCATATCTATCAGGGAAGCATGAGTATGAGTCCTGTGGATGGGAATAGTTAGCATAGTTAGCTTTAAAATGCTAAGTGATTTGGACTAACGAAGGAGGTTAATCCAGAAGTATGCGTGgagaagggagagggggaaTCTCTCCTTCAGCTGTGAGGTGATCCTCGTGAGGTTTGGATAATTAGCCCCGCGAAGGTGTCGAGGAGTCTGATTCTTTAACCCGCGCCGACCCTCCCTCTTCATTATTCTGTGTACTGAGGTGAGTAGGAGTCGGAGGGgggataaaacaaaacaaatagaattcATTAAAGGTGTGTCTACAAATCCCCCCTCTGCAGAGTGTATGCTAAAGCAACCGCAGACATCATTAGGAAGGAGCCGTCGTTATTCTGCCTGGATGTGCGAACGCACGATCAAAGAGCGCCGTAGTTCATCGTCTTTTAACCCCGAAGGCAGTTTCTCAAAAAGCAGAGCTCCATATTTTGGCAGGTTtccatttgtatgtgtgtgtgtgtgtgtgtgtgtgtgtgtgtgtgtgtgtgtgtgtgtgtgtgtgtccctgatcTCAGCCAGTGGAGACCCAGAAAATCACTCTACATCGCACAAGCAAATCTGTAGATGAAAAAATCTTAAATGATTTCTCTCCACAGAACACACCCGtggcattttgttgttgtgaaaaCGGAGAGTTAAAAGTTGATGCTGCAGACGAGGGCGCTTTAGTGTAATAGAAGTCAGGGGAAAGGAAAGTTGTTCTCATTGTACGATGATAACTTTAAGGGTTAAGAGGCCTCAATATGTATTGAAATGTTTAAGACGTGATATCAGTCTGttccatgtgtatgtgtgtatgtgtgtgtgtgtgtaaaaccaagcttccatgtgtgtgtgtaaaaccaagtttccatgtgtgtgtgtgtgtgtaacaacaAGCTTCCATGTGTGAAACCAagttatcatgtgtgtgtgtgtgtgtgtgtgtgtgtgtgtaaaaccaaGCTtccatgtgtgtgggtgtgtgtgtgtaaaaccaagcgtccatgtgtgtgtgtgcataagcaAGAGCTCCATAATTGAACATAAACTTAAAACTATTAATTAACTGTTGGATGGTAGCCATGGGCTGCGGCAGCATCATTTTCTTGATCATATTTTGATGATCCCCTAATCTAAACGgtctcattttaaatgtttacaaaCTGGACCGACACGTCCCGGTTATCAGTGTAATGAGTGAACCGGTGAGTCACGGCGCTGAATCCTCCCCGCAGGGGATGTTGTGTAATCCACACCGATCTCCTGCctcatttcacacacatttgcatcGGTGATCCTCCGGCCCCCCTCCCCGCGACCCCACTGATCTTACAAGTCTAATGAGGGCGGGGTCACTGTTTCCCCTCTTCTGATTTGACGGCCCCGACCGACGCACCTTGACAGCCTGATCCCATGTTCCCTCCTGACTCACACGCAGACGCTCATTTCGtattattgtgtgttttctATCTGTTTACAGAAAACAGAGGCAGGTGCgggtgttttttctttcctctgtaacTGCTGAAACACGCCGTCCTAATCACACGCGATAACATCTGCAGCCGGCGAGCTCACGTCGAGGGCCTCGGGCCCCCGGGCTCGTCTCCTCAATGAAAGACTGCAGCCGGCCGTGATCACATCCAGCCCATGGAAACACAAACAGATCGGCACAAGCACAACACACATGGGaataaacatgcacacacacacacacacacacacatgcctgtgTAGACATGTGGCCCCATTTCTTATGAAGAAACCGATGAGAGTTTGGCAACAGTGGAAGAAGTactgacatatttagtttgataGCACCAGGAAGTATCTCAAACTGCTTCCTGGGCTTCACTGAACCGTCTCCCGCTGCTCTTGTTTCCATCGCTGATGATAACTCCGCTCTGTGGAGGAGGAATTCGGGCTCGTGGCGCTGCATGTGTTTCCCTTACGTTCGCCCTCGCCGGCTTCTTCCCCTCAAAGTTTGTTGCAGTTGAAATTCGCCTcgcaagaaagaagagaaagaaacgcGTAACAccagataggggggggggggggggggcttttgtgTCCCATTGTGCtccccaacacaaacacacagccacGCTGCACTGGTCAGCGGTAGAGGGGTCAGACGGTGACCTCTGGCCTCTGACCCTTGTAAGGTCGAGTGTTG
It contains:
- the LOC130196632 gene encoding gamma-crystallin M2-like; amino-acid sequence: MTSSGMNTMSRVTFYEERNFQGRSYECMSDCPDMSSYLSRCQSCRVEHGCFVVYDRNNYMGNQFFMRRGEYSDYQSMMGMSDSIRSCRMIPMHRGSYRMRIYERENFGGQMHEMMDDCDNTMDRYRMSNCMSCHVTEGHWLMYEQPQYRGRMMYVRPNEYRSFMNMGGSGMRFMSMKRITDSCY